The Clupea harengus chromosome 5, Ch_v2.0.2, whole genome shotgun sequence genomic sequence ACTGGCCTTATGTGAATTATGGTGGTTTGTGAAATGACTCAATAAGGCTGAGCATagggttttttggggggggagggagttCCCGAGTTCTGTTGCTCGTCGCTGCTTGTACAAGAAACTTGCCTTACAGTTcgtaatttattttttcatttgaaaatcAGTGTAACTAGGACGCCATTATAACTTGTAAATAACTTTAAATTTTGGAGATCGGAGACTACATTGTCTTACCTACCCTACCCCTTGAGACTCTCCAGATACACTATACTCTAACCAGTATTAGTGTTTTTGTTAGAGACTTATGTGCCACAGCTATACAATAGCAATTGTTTGGCATGGTGGGACAATAATCTGGCCTTTCAGGTAGTCTCCAGCCATTGAGTGTTGAAATGCCCTCACTTTAAAGTGAGGGGCTTAATTAATGAAAGCCTGTGACATCCTGAAAGACATCAAAGAACTTCCTATGAAGTGGGCAGGGATCAGTGGTCCTGTTCCTCATCTCTCCAACCAGAGATCCCATTCTTCTGAGTCATTTGGAGTGGGAATGGCTGATGCAAGTATTTTCTGGAACAGGATgaccacgtacacacacgtccaaAGAAACATTTGGATGACTCATttgtgtgcttgggtgtgtatgtctgggtcAAGGGGGATTGGTAGCCATATCATTGATTCGCTGCACATTCCTTCCAGGAGCTCTCcgtttctcttctttttcaaaATATCCCCATCGGCCTGGCTAAAACAACCTCCTgagactgtttttgtttttaaatgtctcTCTTAATGTCTGGAGCGTCCAACCTGCTCTGCCATGGGGAGGCTGGTGAGAGTAGCTTAGACATGGCCAGATGAAAACCCTTGTCTATTTATAGTTccggtgaaggtgtgtgtgtgtgtgtgtgtgtgtgtgtgtgtgtgtgtgtgtgtgtgtgtgtgtgtgtgtgtgtgtgtgtgtgtgtgtgtgtgtgtgtgtgtgtgtgtgtgtgagcgaaagGCTAAGGCCTCGCTCCAGCCAGTGTATCTCTGGGAGGAGATCAGACTGACACAGAACTGTGCATCACAAATCCGATTGGTTCAAGTGACACAGGGGACAAGAGGCAGAACAGTAATTGAATGTGATCTGAAAGGACGTGGTGAATCTCACCCTGAGGACGGCACACTGCAGGGACTTGCTGCCACTTTGTTACCATGGTCGATGATCAGGAATGTGACTTCAGGCAAAAACATTTTGTGATGGTATAGGGAAAATATAATGGGGCCAGTAGTGATTTAGTACGAGTTGTGTTATGTTTCTAGGACCATAATTCCTTGAACAGTTCTTAAATTCTTACATTCTTATATAAACGGTGGGTTTGACTCCCTCATATGGTTAAAACAGTGCAAGAGGCAGACCCTCATGCATGGAGTGATTGACTCAATGGAACAGATGCTCAGCCATTTGCAAGCAGATGGGGGGATTTTGTTCTCCCGGTCTGCAAGCCCTGGGTAAGGCAGGGTTTAGCCAGCCTCTTAATTTGCATGGACTCCAGGCATCCAGTGTCATTACTCACTTGAATTTAAtgagatttggggggggggggggtttgcccACAGCTTCAGTTGTAACTTCTTTTTCGCTGGCAGTAACACAATATTGTTGTAAACCGAGTGGAACTGTCCTCAAAGTGTGTCACCAAAATGGGGTAGAGAGTAGGCCTGTTCTTTTActtcaaattaaaatgttttggaAATTGGACTATTTTTGGAATTAGAACAAAGGGAGAACTTGAAAATCACAGACTGGCCAAGATGGTGGCCATTCCACTGTTTAACTTGTGATCTAACCCAATATGCATTGAGgagatgtgtgtctgcttttttCAATCAACTCTGGCATGAATTGGATTTATATTGTTGAGGAAAATGCCTGTTGATGAATGTAAGATGTTGTCCTGTAATGACGGTCACCTGCtttcacaaatgtgtgtggtgcagtATGTGCAGAACAAGGTTCCAGAGCATTTTAATATGTTCCTGTTTCCTTTTAGCTCTGGAGTTTTTAGCTAttgttaatttatttattactCTTTTAACCAAAACCATAAAAAGATGCGCAAATACAAAATCAGTCACACACTTTGTGTTAAATGTGAGTTTGTAAGGTGTTGAAGCCAGCAGATGGGGTAAGGATGttttggttttcttttctttttttttttaccctcccttttccttttcttgtaAGTTCATGTTTGACTTTGATGTCAAATCTGATCAGTCTTGTGTTTGACAATTGGCATGAGAGCAGGACCTCATAGAGCTCCCGCTGTGAAGAGTCCATCTCATGATCCTTCCCTTGGCTCTGGGCTTTCATCATTCAGCTAGCTGCCAGCAAACCTGTTATGACAGGCTCTCCTCTGCACGGCCACTATAGGGAGGGCTGGCTGTTTCACTATAAAGTGGAGCGattgccaggtgtgtgtgtgcgcgcatgtatgtgtgtattgagaaagagaatgggatTGCTGCTGGCTCTGACTTGTCAGAGCAAGATGGAGTAGTGAGTTAAGACCTTGGAAATTCCCAAACCTTGATCTGTATCCAATTTGTCTGGGATATGTCGCATATagttgttttgttcattttgttgtGTGTAAAATAGATTTAGGCACAGCACCACGAATCagggtttttgttgttgttgttgttgttgttgttgttgttaatttaTCCATGGTGCCAGAGTGATTGCCGTCTTGATTTTGTACTAGTTTTCACGACCACATGATTCAAAGCATGTGGAAGCTCGCTGCTGTGGTAACAGGGCTAATAAAATGGCCGCCTGTTCGAGCTCTCGATCTGGAACAATGGCATTCCCTGAACACTCCCTTAAGTCAAATGCAACCTAAAGAGAGAGGATTAACTTCCATCCACCCAATTTGAAACAACACATTTCAGGCCAGTTAAATCAGTGGGATCCTTTGCCTCCAGCATGGAATTACTGTTGCAGCTCCTGATAAAGGAAGCTTCTGCACAATCACTCAAATGAGGGCTTGAGTAATGTGGTTACCAAGCAGTTGGCACTCTAAAGGTCACATTGACGATAGATTTCTATGCTATTTCGAAAGGGAAGTGGTCCACCGTAATTAAAAGACCTAGGTTATTCATTTCTTCTCTCTGACTTTGGTGGAGGGGTAAGAAGGGATTGGGCTTTTCATGTGAGGCAGGGACCACCTGGCTGAAGGCATATGAAGGCATTGAGTTGCATTTCTCCTGAACCAGCCTTGAGCAACCATCCagaactgataaaaaaaaaaatccccctcCCCCTATCCACTTCTCACTCCGCAGCCCAGCCAAAGCTCAACAATGAATAATGCATGACTGTTTCTTTAACCGTAGACGAGGCCACATATttgcacagcccagcccagccaggTGTTACCTAAGCGTATGCCCGTGTCTGCTCTCTGTTCTGCAATCAGGGCAAACCCAGCACAGCGATGATATCTGACCGGGACACGACTTTGCCTGCCTGAGACTTTAACCCAAACATACTTGGCTCCAATTTTGCTGTGAGAAGTCCTCTTTACACCTTGAGGGCAGTCTCTCTGTGTTCGAGACCGTCTGCAAGTGTATGTCTGGCTCTCTAGCCAAATGGAGGGTTGATAATTGGATCAGGCTATCAAATTGCCTTTGTTTAATCTCGTTGACTGTGCCTACTTGGCAAAGGGCAATGAAGTTAACTGGTGATAATATGATTAGCAAGGGTAATGTCTTTCAATTACATTAAAATCCACCTTGAGATGACTGTGGATGTGAGGAGATAACCACAAATGCCCCTTAAATGCActtaaatgccccccccccctctcttgtttgtttttaggGGTATGTAAAGGGTAAAGGGCCAGAAGCAAATGGTGAACAAAACCAGATCATCATAGGTGTAATGCATCTTTCTTTCTGAAATGAGCCGGGCCTCATTGTTCATGTTGCCGTGCTATCAATCACTTCCGGCCTCGCCTTTGTGTCTGATAAGATAGGCCAAAGGTTACTAGCTTCTTCATCTGGTGTGACCTTTGTAGACACTtccctcttgttttgttttttttgtcaggagTAGCGTCTCACCACCACCGTCTTTTAAAACCAGGGCGCTTGTAAAGTAGATCTGCTGGATTAGTTGTCCTGTGTTTGCCCCCTCTTTATTAAGGGAGAGATATGTGAAACCAACCACCTGAAATAATCGATAGCTCCCCACCCAGAAATGATGAAATCCCTCCCTTGAGTTTGATCCTGTTGCactgttagcatgctagcccTAAAGCGTTGTTTTTggcttgtgtgtttctgctcagCAGGTGAGGGAGACGGAGACATGGATGCCAACGAAGGGAAAGCAGTCTCATGAAGACCTGGTGTCGTCGGGTGACTCCCAGAACGGTTCAGACTTCGAGTTAACCAGCGACGATGAGGACCTTGTCGATGACTATGATTCACTCTATGACGACGAGTCGTCAGGTTCTGGAGATGGAGGTTAGTTTCTTCACTTTATCTAAGGAACACTTGGGTTTGGTTATAACTCCTGTAACATTCACCTTTCATTGTGTCTAATACTGTTGTcgtctttgtttttatttttacagtgTCAGACGAAGAGACTGCGCCAACATCTAAGGTATAGCCTATTTCTCCTTTTGCTCACCACCGTCACACTCATTTAATGAACTCTATTCTAGCCACATCCTGGAGCCACGAGTGACGCATGTTCCTTTCTCCCCTCTAGCCTGACCTAATCGACAACAGGATCCCAGAGCAGGGAGGCCCTGTGAAGCCACAGCCCACAGTGAACGAGAATGACATTGTGCTTAAAAACGAGGTCGGCGTCCGCTCCTCATCAGGGGTCGAGGACCGCCCTCCCAACGTGCTGATGTCACAGGCAGGAGATGAGAGCTTCTTTAACAAGACCGAAGTTGTTGCAGGTAAGAGTCCTACACAATGCCTTGCGCTAATACATTAGCCTTCAAGCATGCTGTGCTCCACAGTGTCTTTCTGAATTGAATCTGTGTGCCATGCTCACCTAAAGTGATGTTGATGTCCGTCTCTTGCAGCCCTGATCGCTGGCGGTGCAGTCGGTCTGCTCTTCTCTgtgctcctcatcctcctgctcATCTACCGCATGAAGAAGAAAGACGAGGGCAGCTACGCCCTGGGGAAGAAGCCCATTTACACGAAGGCCGCATCTACGGAGATCTACGCCTAAAGCCGGGGCGCCTCCGCACCCTTTGTCACAGTGCCTCTGAAACTCAGCCGCTAAGctgtcgctctctttctctctctctctctctctctctctctttctctttctctctctctcttcctggacTGCCTCACACCTGAACCTCCATACTTCCATGaaagccagagagggagaggtaaaaCTCTCCAAAAAAAGATGAGAAAAGGAAGACAGACTGTAAAAATACTCTCTCCTCAGTCATGATATTGGAATGTGCATTTTCTTTGGAATCTGATGAGCTGTGCCCCAGTCAGTGGGCCATGTAAGAAGAGGCCATGTTCCTTTTTTAAACATATGAGAAAGCAATTAAGAGAGTCGTTGCCAAACTGTGGAAcatcaaatcattttttttcctttttaatttaaatatttaacTCCTCCCAAAGTTAAATGCTTAATGTCCTGAGTCCTGAGCTGCACTGTAATTCAGTGTCTAATAGTGTGCACCCCTCTGTCCTCTGGAGGTTATTGTTCAAGCTATAACACTAAAAGGTATCCTGCGGTGCTCAGTCTGTGACATGATATGGTACAGAGATCATTGGTATAGTTATttattccctccctccctccccctccactcaCACCTGTCCTGGTGTCAATGGGGCTGTGGGAGTTGATGTtactgttgcttttttttttttttttttaaatgaatccCTGTGTAAGATGACTGATGTAATTTGCTAAATTTGATCCTTTTAAGTTAAGTCTAAAATCAGTGGTTGAAAACGAAATGCAGTGCGTTTTTATATGAAATAAAATCCGTTGGTACTATGTGCTTTGGCTGTCGTGTAGCTGAGCAACTCGAAGGAAAATCTGCTTTaggtctgaggggggggggtccattTTCTGCCAGTTCAAAGTAGTGGGAGAGTCATGTATTCACACGCTCCTGTCTAAAGTACAAGGGAGCAAGTGAACTAAAGCCGTGTGTGATGTGAAAAAGATCACGTACTCTAAAGCGGTGTTCTTCGATCAGCTGATAGCCAGGCCCAATCAAATAGGCTCACTCTGGATGCTGGTATCTTGTCAGCAAAGCTATTTTTAACAGGTACATGTATATTGCTGTTGATGACTCACATTCTCTGCACATGGACTTTGAACTTCCAGGGATTTGTAAATAGACatcaaaataaaatgcaaaaaaaaaaaaaaaagggtactTAGCCATTTTGTGGCAGTCTGTTAGTAACCAAATATTTAAATGCcaaattttttattttcattttttttccacccatgattattttttttgtctcagttTCATGTCGGTACTGCTaatagagaaagaaataaactgCACAATGTTTAGTTTCTTCAGAAACTCAGTGGGAAAGAATGACCAATGCTAGTACTAACTtttctgtgttcagtgttccaGTAGATAACATGTTTCAGTtttgttggattttttttttttatttaactgtcaaatattttattgcctTCTTTCAGGTTGGGGCTTTTCCCCCTCTAAGCTGTTGTATATGTGatttttaatatttttatatatattatacactagttttaagatttCTGAAGCAAATAGTTTTGAagcagtttttttattttgtaagaGTTTCTATTACTTTTAGACATTTTTGAGCggtatatatttatgttttgtAGAAGGATTGCTATGTAATTGTTCAGGGGAACAGAATTGAGCCATGTGTCATTTGCATGGGAAAAATAAATCTGCTGCTTTTCGTCATAACAAGAGATGTGAATCACCAATCGAGTGGAGGAGTCAATGAATCATTGATTTCTGCACGCAGGTTCTGATCTGTTTGGAAATAAAGCTATTTTTATGCACACAAGTTGAAACTCttaagtctgtgtttttaagAAACAATTTGCTACCTTTCgatgtatgtttttatgggCAATTAgctttggtatcatcttcaatttcattttgatggtatgtagtcatgtgaaggacggATAAACACACATGTTGTTCTCACTAGCCATCTAGgttatgcactatgtagttatgTGGTCTGGGGCGGCACACCCCTccaaaatgtaagaaaagctttcacagcacaacaaacagcacacataAAGGCCAGTTAGCATGATCATAAGCACTTTTCAGTGCCGACTTGGCTGTTGTTGGTCTTTGCAAGGTTTtggcatgccttttaggtagttttCTAGTTTTAGGCCCAAATTCCTTACTATTGCTGCTAAAAGCTAGTTGAACATGTGCAATTAAAGAAAAACCTCagaaaataaaaagcaaaaatgAGGTTTGACAGCATATATGATGTAACATGATGGATTTGAAGTTATGGATGTAACTGAAGTACTGTTTGTACAAACAGCATTTAAAACTATATTGTTGCATATGTACAGTAATTTGCAGAAGAGATATCCTGATCCACCAGCACCACAGCAGTAGtcaaaaaggcacatcagacTCCACTTCCTGAGGATCCCCAGGAAAAACCACCTTAAATAGAAGCTTTTGATGTCCTATCACTGCTCCATTGAGAGTgtactgcatctcggcgtggtgCTCCAGCTGCTCAGCAGCAGACAGGAGAGCCCTTTAGAGGGTCATCAACATCGCCCAAATCATTTGCTGCTCACTGCCATCTTTGGAGGACTTGTATAGCTCACGCTGCTTCAGTAGAGGTCTGTTTAACCTGCTGCCCTCGGATAGTCACTTCAGGTCCATCACATCACAGACAAACTGACTTAAGagcagcttctatcccagagccatacGAGAACTGaacactgccacacactgcCACGAACCTGTGTGACTATTTGGACTACAATACTTTGGTTACTTCCACACACTGATGTTTACATTCTAACTGCACCTTTGATATATTCCTAACTGCACGACCTGTAAACAGGGCCACTATAACCCAACAAATGCAATATTCTAAACTGCAatattaaagtaaaaataatatCAAAGTGTAACATCCTCAAGTACAATATCTCAGGTGCTTTCTCATAGTTTAGTATTGTTTTATATCTTGTTTTAATAGGtcaaagaaatatatacattttataattgATTTATATTTTACACTTCAAATTTAGTTTTAGTTTGAACTCTTTATATTTCTAATTGTTGtcttatgtgtgagtgtaccatgtgtgagtgcattctgtgcaatgacaataacgGAATCAAGCAAtcaattaatatatatatttaccgggatctatctatctttctttctatctatctatctatctatctatctatctatctatctatctatctatctatctattcatgCTCTATAAACAATAGATCTTGGTCTTTCTTGTTTCTTGTGTGAATATAATGTCACTGGTTGGTACAACACAATGAATCTGTCCTAATGGTCTTAACACATGAATGCATTGGAACCTTATGCTGCTAATATGTTATAGTGTCAGGATTGAAAGCAAGAGGGGACTGTTGCTAAAAAAAAGTTTGAGCTTGCATATATCTCTACATCTTCCAATGCCATGGTTGGGATTTACTGAAATGTTTCTAAATGACTCATATTTTATGGAAGTGTGCATGGTCTTTCTCAAAACGACTTTCCCAGCACCTAAGGATTTTTCTATCTCGCATTTTCTATCTTGCTTCGAATAGTGTCACACTATGATCTAATTGTCAAGCCAACTTCTGCACACGTATCACTTTGCATTGTCCTTTCACTGGAAGCTAGTCTCACCCTTTATAATGGATGGGGGCTAGTCATCGGTTGCTGAAACTTGGGAATAACCCCACCCTGTATTGAAATGTGCAAAGATCCAGAAAGGAACAATGAGCCAGCGTGCCActgcctgtctgtgctgctgtgttACACAAGCAGCAGCCATGGTAAACACCTCCATTTACACTCTACTCACGTGGTAGTCATACTTCTACCCTGTCTGCTACCTCTACCTGTTACCTTTGGCACTGTAATGCAGAGGATTGGTCCAAGTTTCCACCAATAAGTCACTTACATGTTAATATTGCTTTGCAGTCATTTAATCCTCTGCTCTACTGGT encodes the following:
- the sdc4 gene encoding syndecan-4 isoform X1, giving the protein MQKLFLVLFVVASVYSESQVRETETWMPTKGKQSHEDLVSSGDSQNGSDFELTSDDEDLVDDYDSLYDDESSGSGDGVSDEETAPTSKPDLIDNRIPEQGGPVKPQPTVNENDIVLKNEVGVRSSSGVEDRPPNVLMSQAGDESFFNKTEVVAALIAGGAVGLLFSVLLILLLIYRMKKKDEGSYALGKKPIYTKAASTEIYA
- the sdc4 gene encoding syndecan-4 isoform X2 — translated: MQKLFLVLFVVASVYSESVRETETWMPTKGKQSHEDLVSSGDSQNGSDFELTSDDEDLVDDYDSLYDDESSGSGDGVSDEETAPTSKPDLIDNRIPEQGGPVKPQPTVNENDIVLKNEVGVRSSSGVEDRPPNVLMSQAGDESFFNKTEVVAALIAGGAVGLLFSVLLILLLIYRMKKKDEGSYALGKKPIYTKAASTEIYA